One window from the genome of Streptomyces cadmiisoli encodes:
- a CDS encoding Zn-ribbon domain-containing OB-fold protein, with protein MPEVLKAPLVVEFPFTRSLGPVQSAFLTGLRERVVLGVRTRDGRTLVPPVEYDPVTAEELGDLVEVAPTGTVTTWAWNHDPRRGQPLDTPFAWVLVRLDGADTALLHALDAPGPEAVRTGMRVRVRWAAERTGAITDIACFEPYTGATPPLTGHDGHFDDAVTGIVAHARLDYTYSPGRAQTAYIDALRGRRTVGERCPACRKVYVPPRGACPTCGLATSEQVEVGPRGTVTTFCIVNIKAKNLDIEVPYVYAHIALDGADLALHGRIGGIPYDQVRMGLRVEPVWAEGARHPDHYRPTGEPDADYDTYRELL; from the coding sequence ATGCCCGAGGTCCTCAAAGCCCCCCTCGTCGTCGAGTTCCCCTTCACGCGCTCCCTCGGACCCGTCCAGAGCGCCTTCCTGACCGGACTGCGCGAACGCGTCGTCCTCGGCGTGCGCACCCGTGACGGACGCACCCTCGTCCCGCCCGTCGAGTACGACCCCGTCACCGCCGAGGAACTGGGCGACCTCGTCGAGGTCGCCCCCACCGGCACCGTCACCACCTGGGCCTGGAACCACGACCCGCGCCGCGGCCAGCCCCTCGACACCCCGTTCGCCTGGGTCCTGGTCCGCCTCGACGGCGCCGACACCGCCCTGCTGCACGCCCTCGACGCCCCCGGCCCCGAAGCCGTCCGCACCGGAATGCGCGTGCGCGTCCGCTGGGCGGCGGAACGCACCGGCGCGATCACCGACATCGCCTGCTTCGAGCCGTACACCGGCGCGACACCGCCGCTCACCGGGCACGACGGTCACTTCGACGACGCGGTCACCGGCATCGTCGCCCACGCCCGCCTCGACTACACCTACAGCCCCGGCCGCGCCCAGACCGCGTACATCGACGCGCTCCGCGGGCGGCGCACCGTCGGTGAACGCTGCCCCGCCTGCCGCAAGGTGTACGTGCCGCCCCGCGGCGCCTGCCCCACCTGCGGCCTGGCCACCAGCGAGCAGGTCGAGGTCGGCCCGCGCGGCACCGTCACCACCTTCTGCATCGTCAACATCAAAGCCAAGAACCTCGACATCGAGGTCCCCTACGTCTACGCCCACATCGCTCTCGACGGCGCCGATCTCGCCCTGCACGGCCGTATCGGCGGCATCCCCTACGACCAGGTGCGCATGGGGCTGCGGGTCGAACCGGTGTGGGCCGAGGGCGCCCGCCACCCCGACCACTACCGGCCCACCGGCGAGCCCGACGCGGACTACGACACCTACAGGGAGCTGCTGTGA
- a CDS encoding thiolase domain-containing protein: MSKEPVAVVGIGQTKHVAARRDVSIAGLVREAAVRALADAELTWADIDAVVIGKAPDFFEGVMMPELYLADALGAVGKPMLRVHTAGSVGGSTALVAANLVAARVHGTVLTLAFEKQSESNAMWGLSLPIPFQQPLLAGAGGFFAPHVRAYMRRSGAPDAVGSLVAYKDRRNALKNPYAHLHEHDITLEKVQASPMLWDPIRYSETCPSSDGACAMVLTDRAGAARAPRPPAWMLGGAMRSEPTMFAGKDFVSPRAGRDCAADVYRQAHIADPRRDIDAVEMYVPFSWYEPMWLENLGFAAEGEGWKLTESGVTELDGDLPVNMSGGVLSTNPIGASGMIRFAEAALQVRGQAGEHQVDGARRALGHAYGGGSQFFAMWLVGDQPPDA, translated from the coding sequence ATGAGCAAGGAACCCGTGGCCGTCGTCGGAATCGGCCAGACCAAGCACGTGGCCGCCCGCCGGGACGTCTCGATCGCGGGCCTCGTCCGGGAGGCCGCCGTGCGCGCCCTGGCTGACGCCGAGCTGACCTGGGCCGACATCGACGCCGTGGTGATCGGCAAGGCGCCCGACTTCTTCGAGGGCGTCATGATGCCGGAGCTCTACCTCGCCGACGCGCTAGGGGCCGTCGGCAAGCCGATGCTGCGAGTGCACACCGCCGGATCCGTCGGCGGATCCACCGCGCTGGTGGCGGCGAACCTGGTCGCGGCCCGCGTGCACGGCACCGTCCTGACCCTCGCCTTCGAGAAGCAGTCCGAGTCCAACGCCATGTGGGGGCTGTCGCTCCCGATCCCCTTCCAGCAGCCGCTGCTGGCCGGCGCGGGCGGATTCTTCGCGCCGCACGTGCGCGCGTACATGCGGCGCAGCGGAGCGCCCGACGCCGTCGGCTCCCTGGTCGCCTACAAGGACCGGCGCAACGCCCTGAAGAACCCGTACGCCCATCTGCACGAGCACGACATCACCCTGGAGAAGGTCCAGGCCTCGCCGATGCTCTGGGACCCGATCCGCTACTCGGAGACCTGCCCCTCCTCCGACGGCGCCTGCGCCATGGTCCTGACCGACCGCGCCGGGGCGGCCCGCGCGCCCCGGCCGCCCGCCTGGATGCTGGGCGGAGCGATGCGCAGCGAGCCGACCATGTTCGCCGGGAAGGACTTCGTGTCGCCGCGGGCCGGCCGGGACTGCGCCGCCGACGTGTACCGGCAGGCGCACATCGCCGACCCGCGCCGCGACATCGACGCCGTCGAGATGTACGTGCCGTTCTCCTGGTACGAGCCCATGTGGCTGGAGAACCTCGGCTTCGCCGCGGAGGGCGAGGGCTGGAAACTCACCGAGTCCGGTGTGACCGAACTGGACGGTGACCTGCCCGTCAACATGTCGGGCGGAGTGCTGTCGACCAACCCGATCGGCGCCTCCGGCATGATCCGGTTCGCCGAGGCGGCGCTCCAGGTGCGTGGACAGGCCGGGGAGCACCAGGTGGACGGCGCCCGCAGGGCGCTCGGGCACGCCTACGGCGGAGGGTCCCAGTTCTTCGCCATGTGGCTCGTGGGGGACCAGCCCCCGGACGCCTGA
- a CDS encoding thiolase domain-containing protein yields MTRDIAVVAFAQTDHRRTSEDLSEVEMLMPVLHEVLDRTGLKTADIGFTCSGSSDYLAGRAFSFTLALDGVGAWPPISESHVETDGAWALYEAWTKLLTGEADTALVYSYGKSSPGSVRDVLTRQLDPYYLAPLWPDSVALAALQAQALIDAGHTDEPALAAFAARSREAARDNPHAQLRGPVPHGDHLVRPLRTGDCPPIGDGAAAVILAAGERARTLCPRPAWIRGVDHRIEAHGLGVRDLTDSPSTRLAAERAGAFERPVDTAELHAPFTAQEVVLRRALRLDDTVCVNPSGGALAANPIMAAGLIRIGEAAARIHRGESDRALAHATSGPCLQQNLVAVLEGDPR; encoded by the coding sequence GTGACCCGGGACATCGCCGTCGTCGCCTTCGCGCAGACCGACCACCGGCGCACCAGCGAGGACCTCTCCGAGGTGGAGATGCTGATGCCGGTCCTGCACGAGGTGCTGGACCGCACAGGACTGAAGACCGCCGACATCGGCTTCACCTGCTCCGGCTCCAGCGACTACCTCGCCGGCCGCGCCTTCTCCTTCACCCTCGCCCTCGACGGGGTCGGAGCCTGGCCGCCGATCTCCGAGTCGCACGTCGAGACGGACGGCGCCTGGGCGCTGTACGAGGCCTGGACCAAACTGCTCACCGGCGAGGCGGACACCGCGCTCGTCTACTCCTACGGCAAGTCCTCGCCCGGCTCCGTCCGCGACGTGCTCACCCGCCAGCTCGACCCCTACTACCTCGCCCCGCTGTGGCCGGACTCCGTGGCCCTCGCCGCTCTCCAGGCCCAGGCACTCATCGACGCGGGCCACACCGACGAACCGGCGCTCGCCGCGTTCGCCGCCCGCAGCCGCGAGGCGGCACGGGACAACCCGCACGCACAGCTCAGGGGGCCGGTGCCGCACGGGGACCACCTGGTACGGCCGCTGCGCACCGGTGACTGCCCGCCCATCGGCGACGGCGCCGCCGCGGTGATCCTCGCGGCGGGGGAGCGGGCCCGCACCCTGTGCCCGCGGCCCGCCTGGATCCGTGGCGTCGACCACCGCATCGAGGCCCACGGCCTCGGTGTGCGCGACCTGACCGACTCGCCCTCCACCCGGCTGGCAGCCGAACGGGCCGGCGCCTTCGAACGCCCGGTCGACACGGCCGAGCTGCACGCGCCGTTCACCGCGCAGGAGGTCGTCCTGCGCAGGGCGCTGCGGCTGGACGACACCGTGTGCGTCAACCCGTCCGGCGGCGCGCTCGCCGCCAACCCGATCATGGCCGCCGGGCTGATCCGCATCGGCGAGGCCGCCGCCCGCATCCACCGCGGCGAGTCCGACCGGGCACTCGCCCACGCCACGTCCGGACCCTGTCTGCAGCAGAACCTGGTCGCCGTCCTGGAGGGGGATCCGCGATGA
- a CDS encoding universal stress protein, producing MDTLPVVAAFDGSDDSLRALDWAVDAARRRAAPLRVVHVRQYATPTAPAGAKEAGPPEPDDPVPARARTHLAEQGDGTAVEYLAPEGTPSAVLSELSGGAELLVLGSRGRGGFARLVLGSTGLAVARDAGCPVVVVPRPGRTVADVPLQEPGPRVVVGLDVDGPDDAPLAFAVAEAARRGARLQVIAACPWPMQLWAGATGELLPTGVDQDVVEAETRALADGLVSAHRRRHPGVRIELSVAPGDAAGLLVANSVDADLLVVGRHRRRLLAPARMIGSVTHAVLLHAAGPVAVVPPSPPEE from the coding sequence ATGGACACCCTGCCGGTCGTCGCGGCGTTCGACGGCTCGGACGACAGCCTGCGTGCCCTCGACTGGGCCGTCGACGCCGCCCGCCGGCGTGCGGCACCGCTGCGGGTCGTCCATGTGCGGCAGTACGCCACCCCGACGGCGCCCGCCGGTGCGAAGGAGGCCGGGCCGCCGGAGCCGGACGACCCGGTGCCGGCGAGGGCGCGGACGCACCTCGCGGAACAGGGCGACGGCACGGCCGTCGAGTACCTGGCGCCGGAAGGCACCCCGAGCGCCGTGCTGTCCGAACTGAGCGGCGGAGCCGAGTTGCTGGTGCTCGGTTCCCGGGGACGCGGCGGTTTCGCCCGGCTGGTGCTCGGCTCCACCGGGCTCGCCGTCGCCCGCGACGCCGGGTGCCCGGTGGTCGTGGTGCCGCGGCCCGGCCGTACGGTCGCCGACGTGCCGCTCCAGGAACCAGGACCCCGCGTGGTCGTCGGCCTCGACGTGGACGGCCCGGACGACGCCCCGCTCGCCTTCGCCGTGGCCGAGGCCGCCCGGCGCGGCGCCCGGCTCCAGGTGATCGCCGCCTGTCCGTGGCCGATGCAGCTGTGGGCGGGAGCCACCGGCGAGCTGCTGCCCACCGGTGTCGACCAGGACGTGGTGGAGGCGGAGACGCGGGCGCTCGCGGACGGCCTGGTGTCCGCGCACCGCCGGCGCCACCCCGGCGTCCGGATCGAGCTGTCCGTGGCGCCGGGCGACGCGGCCGGACTCCTGGTCGCCAACTCCGTGGACGCCGATCTGCTCGTGGTCGGCCGCCACCGCCGCCGACTGCTCGCGCCCGCCCGCATGATCGGCTCGGTCACCCACGCCGTCCTGCTGCACGCGGCGGGCCCGGTGGCCGTCGTACCACCGTCCCCGCCCGAGGAATGA
- a CDS encoding CGNR zinc finger domain-containing protein — protein MRDSLSTDTRLALDLALTVRHDGHGGVADDLTDPAALTAWVRARPAAVPSAADFTADAVTLGAVRDLRVAVRALFARAVHPAAPSSADAGRLPPAAEALARLNSAAARTPSVPVLTWGDGAEPRARRQPVGGEEELVAVLAQAVIAFLAGPDRPRLRACHAPRCVRYFLKEHPRQEWCEPSCGNRARVARHHERHRGHG, from the coding sequence ATGCGGGACTCCCTCAGCACGGACACCCGACTGGCCCTGGACCTCGCCCTGACCGTCCGGCACGACGGGCACGGCGGGGTCGCCGACGACCTGACCGATCCGGCGGCGCTGACCGCCTGGGTCCGCGCCCGTCCCGCCGCCGTGCCGTCCGCCGCGGACTTCACCGCCGACGCGGTCACCCTCGGTGCGGTGCGCGACCTGCGTGTCGCCGTCCGCGCGCTGTTCGCCCGCGCGGTGCACCCCGCGGCGCCCAGCTCCGCCGACGCCGGCCGCCTCCCGCCCGCCGCCGAGGCGCTGGCCCGCCTCAACTCCGCCGCCGCCCGCACCCCTTCCGTGCCGGTCCTGACCTGGGGCGACGGCGCCGAACCGAGGGCGCGCCGGCAGCCCGTGGGCGGCGAGGAGGAACTGGTCGCCGTCCTCGCGCAGGCCGTCATCGCCTTCCTCGCGGGCCCCGACCGGCCGCGGCTGCGCGCCTGCCACGCGCCACGCTGCGTCCGCTACTTCCTCAAGGAACACCCCCGCCAGGAGTGGTGCGAACCCTCCTGCGGCAACCGAGCCCGGGTCGCCCGGCACCACGAACGCCACCGCGGGCACGGCTAG
- a CDS encoding N-acetylmuramoyl-L-alanine amidase, producing the protein MLLPLLGAAPSEAGPTAPLQEAFAAAAAAYDVPQSVLLGVSYLQSRWDEHGGAASVSGGYGPMHLTDARAALASAPHHSEGTEDPRGDSARPPLHPAAPISQDTELPVRLETLTKAAELTGLSAEELRTDPAANVAGGAALLAAAQEELGEPPSDDPARWYGAVARFSGADDSATAATYADDVFDVIRTGKERLTDAGQRVSLAARPDLAPETGQLARAGLRGAAAAGTECPATVSCEWIPAPYEEFGEGDYGNHDKGQRPASQSIEYIVVHDTEGAWEGVLDMVQDPTYVSWQYSLRSTDGHIAQHVKAKDVAWHAGNWFVNAKSIGLEHEGFLASPDAWYTEAMYRSSARLVKYLAKKYDIPLDRQHILGHDTVPGTTTATVPGMHTDPGPYWDWRHYFSLLGRPFGPTARPGSGVVTILPHYATNRPEFTGCASAGTPCAVHGSSAVRLYTGPGEEYPLVKDIGLRPGGGDSTTGVNDIGSRVSTGQQYAVAERRGDWTAIWYLGQKAWFKNTKKAPTAVPAKGLVITPKEGLDSVPVYGRAYPEASAYPAGVPVQAVSPLSYKLPKGQRYVVGDKLPGQYYYAVTFATDAHRVVTGEDLYYQIQYGHRVAFVRAADVTVSSVR; encoded by the coding sequence ATGCTGCTGCCGTTGCTCGGCGCCGCCCCGTCCGAGGCCGGGCCCACCGCTCCGCTGCAGGAGGCGTTCGCCGCGGCGGCCGCCGCCTACGACGTGCCGCAGAGCGTGCTCCTCGGCGTCTCCTACCTCCAGTCCCGTTGGGACGAGCACGGCGGCGCGGCGAGCGTGTCCGGCGGCTACGGGCCGATGCACCTCACCGACGCCCGCGCCGCTCTGGCCTCCGCACCGCACCACAGCGAGGGCACGGAGGACCCCCGGGGCGACAGCGCCCGCCCGCCGCTGCACCCCGCCGCGCCGATCTCGCAGGACACCGAACTCCCGGTGCGGCTCGAGACGTTGACGAAGGCCGCCGAGCTGACCGGCCTGAGCGCCGAGGAGTTGCGCACGGATCCGGCGGCGAACGTGGCGGGCGGCGCCGCGCTGCTGGCCGCCGCGCAGGAGGAGCTGGGCGAGCCGCCGAGCGACGATCCCGCGCGGTGGTACGGAGCGGTGGCCCGCTTCTCGGGCGCCGACGACAGCGCGACGGCCGCGACCTACGCCGACGACGTGTTCGACGTGATCCGCACCGGCAAGGAGCGCCTGACGGACGCCGGGCAGCGGGTCTCGCTGGCCGCCCGCCCGGATCTCGCGCCGGAGACGGGGCAGTTGGCGCGGGCGGGGCTGCGCGGGGCGGCCGCCGCGGGGACCGAGTGCCCGGCGACCGTGTCCTGCGAGTGGATCCCGGCGCCGTACGAGGAGTTCGGCGAGGGCGACTACGGCAACCACGACAAGGGGCAGCGGCCGGCGTCGCAGAGCATCGAGTACATCGTCGTGCACGACACCGAGGGCGCCTGGGAGGGCGTGCTCGACATGGTGCAGGACCCCACCTACGTGTCCTGGCAGTACTCCCTGCGCTCCACGGACGGCCACATCGCCCAGCACGTGAAGGCGAAGGACGTGGCGTGGCACGCGGGCAACTGGTTCGTCAACGCCAAGTCGATCGGCCTGGAGCACGAGGGCTTCCTCGCGTCGCCGGACGCCTGGTACACGGAGGCGATGTACCGCTCGTCGGCCCGGCTGGTGAAGTACCTCGCGAAGAAGTACGACATCCCGCTGGACCGGCAGCACATCCTCGGCCACGACACCGTGCCCGGTACGACGACGGCCACGGTCCCCGGTATGCACACCGACCCCGGCCCCTACTGGGACTGGCGGCACTACTTCTCGCTGCTGGGCCGTCCGTTCGGCCCCACGGCGCGGCCCGGCAGCGGCGTGGTGACGATCCTGCCGCACTACGCCACGAACCGGCCCGAGTTCACGGGCTGCGCCTCGGCGGGCACACCGTGCGCGGTGCACGGTTCGAGCGCCGTCCGGCTGTACACGGGGCCCGGGGAGGAATACCCGCTCGTCAAGGACATCGGTCTGCGCCCCGGCGGCGGGGACTCGACGACCGGGGTCAACGACATCGGCTCCCGGGTCTCCACGGGCCAGCAGTACGCGGTGGCCGAACGCCGGGGCGACTGGACGGCGATCTGGTACCTGGGTCAGAAGGCCTGGTTCAAGAACACGAAGAAGGCGCCGACGGCGGTGCCCGCGAAGGGGCTCGTCATCACGCCGAAGGAGGGCCTGGACAGCGTTCCCGTGTACGGGCGGGCCTATCCCGAGGCGTCCGCGTACCCGGCGGGGGTGCCCGTGCAGGCGGTGTCTCCGCTGTCGTACAAGCTGCCCAAGGGGCAGAGGTACGTCGTCGGCGACAAGCTTCCCGGCCAGTACTACTACGCGGTCACCTTCGCGACCGACGCGCACCGGGTCGTGACGGGTGAGGACCTGTACTACCAGATCCAGTACGGCCACCGGGTGGCGTTCGTGCGGGCGGCGGACGTCACCGTGTCGTCGGTGCGGTAG
- a CDS encoding DUF397 domain-containing protein, translating to MAESTIQQQPLMGWDKPELDLSNAQWQSSSRGLGDVQIAFVEGFIAMRNSGSPQSPSLIFTPAEWGAFVSGAREGEFDLT from the coding sequence GTGGCCGAGAGCACCATCCAGCAGCAGCCGCTCATGGGCTGGGACAAGCCGGAACTGGACCTGAGCAATGCCCAGTGGCAGTCCAGCAGTCGCGGGCTGGGGGATGTCCAGATCGCTTTTGTCGAGGGCTTCATCGCCATGCGCAACAGCGGCAGCCCGCAGAGCCCTTCCCTGATCTTCACCCCCGCCGAATGGGGCGCGTTCGTCTCGGGCGCGCGGGAGGGCGAATTCGATCTGACCTGA